Part of the Bacillus cereus group sp. RP43 genome is shown below.
GAATTTAGCGGCTATTGAAGCTTTAGATGAATTAAAGAAAATGATGTATCCATGATGCATGTATAGATAAAGGAAGATTGAGATGAATAAAAAAATTTGGAGTTTCTTCATCGTCACAGTATTACTAGTTATTATGACTACTGTATCCGCTGTGAAAGGTAGTTTAGAAATAGGTGTCATTGATCTTTTTCAAGGTATATTTACAGGGACAAATGAAGATGTTGAAGTCATTAAAGATTTACGTTTCCCGCGCATAATTATTGCACTTTTCACTGGAGCGGCGCTTGCTGTTTCTGGTGTGCTTTTCCAAGCAGTTATGAAAAATCCACTTGCGGATGCTGGGGTTATCGGGATATCTTCAGGGGCCAGTTTTATGACGCTTGTTATCATTACACTATTTCCTCAGTTCTTTTTCTGGACACCACTATTCGCGTTTTTAGGCGGTGCGTTTGCTTGTTATCTCGTATATGCGTTTTCTTGGAAATCAGGTTTAAGTCCGTTACGAATTATTTTAATCGGTATAGCGATAAATGCGATGTTTACTGGTTTAAATGAATCTTTCGTTACGATTTGCGGATATTTCATTAAAAGTATTAAACAGACGACAACATCTAATATAACGATGAAGACATGGAGCGATGTGGAAGTACTTGTTACATATGGATCAATCGGTCTCATTCTTGCACTGTTTGTAGGGGCATGGTGTAATTTATTATCTCTACAAGATAAAACGGCTAAAAACCTTGGACTTCACGTGACGAGGGTACGCCTTATTATTTCGGCCATTGCGGTCCTTTTAGCAGCTGTATCAACTGCGATTGCGGGCGTTATCGCTTTCGTTGGATTGCTTATCCCGCATATTTCAAGGCAACTAGTTGGATCAGATCATAAAGTACTTATTCCATTTTCAGCCCTTGCAGGTGCTTTATTAATTTTAACTGCAGATACAATTGGCAGGCTAATCGTACCGCCTAATGAAATTCCAGCGGCAACGATTATGGCAGTTATCGGTGGTCCGTTCTTAATATTCTTGCTTAGAAAGAGTGATCGAGTTCATGGAAATTAAAAATGTAACCTTTTCTTATGATAATGTAACGGATCGTTTAAAGTCTGTTAGTAGTGAAATAGAGGTTGGAAAAATTACAACAATTATTGGTCCAAATGGTTGTGGAAAATCAACATTACTAGGTGTTATGTCGCGAAATCATGATCCCCGTAGTGGAGAGGTAATGCTAGATGGGAAAGCTATTAGCCAGTATAAGCCGAAAGAGTTTGCTAGAAAGCTAGCGGTCGTTCATCAGCAAAATGAGGCGCCAGCAGATATTACAGTTGAGAAATTGACGAGTTTTGGGCGTATGCCATATAAAAATATTTTTTCTACACAAACGGATGAGGATAGCGAAGCAATCGAAAGAGCATTGACGTGCACGAGACTACAAGATAAGCGTGATAAGCCAATACACGCATTATCTGGTGGAGAAAGACAACGTGTTTGGATTGCGATGACTTTAGCGCAAAATACGCCCATGCTGTTTTTAGACGAACCAACGACGTATTTAGATATTTACTATCAGCTTGAAATATTAGAGTTAGTGAAAGAGTTAAATGAAGTACATGGTTTAACGATTGTTATGGTATTACATGACATTAATCAAGCAATCCGTTATAGCGATCATATTATCGTTATGAAAGATGGAGAAATAGTTATGAAAGGTACGCCAAATGATGTTGTAACAGAAGATATGATTAAGAGCATATATGGTGTAGAGGTCGTTGTGAAATGCGATGAAGATACAGGATTGTATATGGTACCAATGGGGATTTGATAGGCGGTTAAATCCCTTTGGAAATCCGTTTTGAGGTGATAATTTGAGCGGCAAGAAAGAAAAGAAAAAGAATTCCTTTTTTCAAAGAATACTTACAGTTGCTTTTTTAGGCATCTTTTTCTACTCCGTGTATGAATTAGGCGGGGTGTTCATGGATTACTATGAAAATCGTAAAGTAATGGCTGAAGCACAAGATATTTATCAAAGGAGTCCGATGGAAGAAAAATCATCAGATGGAGCAGTACGTGCGCAGTTTCAAGCCTTACAAAAAATTAATCCAGAAATAGTTGGCTGGATTACGATGGATGATACGCAAATTAATTATCCGATCGTTCAAGCGAAAGATAATGATTACTATTTATACCGTAATTATAAAGGTGAAGATATGAGGGCAGGCAGTATTTTTATGGATCATCGTAACGATGTGAAATCTCAAAATCGAAATACGATTTTATACGGACATCGTATGAAAGACGGCTCTATGTTTGGGAGTCTTAAAAAAATATTAGAAGAAGATTTTTTTATGTCTCATCGCAAATTGTATTACGATACTTTGTTTGAAGGATACGATGTAGAAGTATTTTCAGTATATACAACGACAACTGATTTCTATTATATTGAAACTGATTTTGGAAGCGATGGGGACTATGCATCTTTTCTAGAAAAAATTAAGGAAAGGTCACTCTATAAAACAGATACAAAAGTGACAGCGGATGATCAAATTTTAACACTTTCTACGTGTGATTATGCACTGGATCCAGAGGCTGGTAGACTAGTCGTGCATGCGAAGTTGGTGAAAAGAAATTGAAAAAAGAAAAGGTATAGAAGTAGAGAAGATGTATTACCTCTCATACTTCTATACCAATTATTAAAACCGAAGTTATTGAGCCGCAGCAATTGGCATACGGACAATTTTAACATCATAGAATGAGATTTTATTATCGATAATAAAATCTGGTAATCCACCACGATGTGAATGCGCATCTTTAAAGGCTGTACTCTTCGTCCAACCTTGGAAATCTTCTTTAGCATTCCAACGAGTACTAATCGTTACTTCGTCATAATCAACTGTATTTTCAGTTAGAAGAACTTCTAATCCTAAGAAACCAGGCATCGTTTCAACTTTACCTACTTTATTAAAGCGCTCAATTAATTTATGTGCGTCACCTTTCGTAATTTTAGATGTATTTGTAACAATAATCATTTCTCTATTCCTCCTATAAACCTATCATTATTTTCATCGTTTCATATACATTAAATGATAATGAAAATCATTTTCAATGTCAATGGTAATGCTGAAATAAATAAGTTTTTTTTCGATTAAGCGAGAGGATGAGCTAGTTGTACTAGCAAAGCAATAATATGGTATAGTGAAACGAGGCTTTTTTTCAGCCTCGTTTTTTACATTGCTTCCTACTAATTAGAAAGCATTCAAATGGAAAGGAAGACATTACATGCGATCTGAAGTAACTATAAAAATAAAACCGAAGTTTATAAAAGAAATTAAAAGTGGATATCCACTTATTTTAAAAGATGCAATTCAAAATTTAAATGATGTACGAGAAGAAGGAACAATCATCAATGTAGTAGATGAGAAGAACCAATTCATCGGAAAAGGCTATTATGGAAAACAAAATAAAGGGTATGGTTGGATTTTAACTAGAAAAGAGAAGGAGGAAGTGAATCAATCTTTCTTTGAAAGTAAAATCAAATCTGCTTTACATAAACGAAAACATTTTTATAAATCAAATGATACAACAGCATTTCGTGCCCTAAATGGTGAGGGTGATGGCCTTGGTGGTTTAATCATCGATTATTATGACGGTTATTATGTAATAAGTTGGTATAGTGAAGGGATTTATACTTTCCGCGATGAAATTGTAGAAGCACTCCAAAAAGTAGCGAACTTTAAAGGTATCTATGAGAAAAAGCGTTTTGATACGAAAGGGAAATACATTGAAGATGACGATTTCGTAGCAGGAGAGCGCGGTGAATTCCCGCTTATCGTAAAAGAAAACGGTGTAAACTTTGCTGTATATTTAAATGACGGGGCGATGGTGGGTGTATTTTTAGATCAGCGTAACGTTCGAAAACAAATTCGTGATAAATATGCACAAGGAAGAACTGTTTTAAATATGTTCTCTTATACAGGAGCGTTCTCTGTATTTGCAGCACTTGGCGGCGCAAGTAAAACAACAAGTGTTGACCTTGCTAATCGTAGTTTAAGTAAAACGATTGAGCAGTTCAGTGTAAATGAAATTGATTACGAAGCACAAGATATTATTGTAGAAGATGTATTTCTATATTTCAAATATGCAGCTAAGAAAAAGATGAAATTTGATATGGTGGTACTTGATCCTCCAAGTTTTGCACGCTCAAAAAAATATACGTTCAGTGCAGCGAAAGACTATAAAAATTTATTAAAAGAAACAATTGCCATTACAGAAAATAACGGTGTTATCGTTGCCTCTACAAATTGTAGCGCGTTCGATATGAAAAAATTTAAAGGCTTTATCGATACTGCATTTAAAGAAATGAACGGTAAGTATAAAATATTAGAAGAACATTCTTTACCGGAAGATTTCCGTACAATTGATCAGTTTAAAGAGGGAGACTATTTAAAAGTAGTTTTCATCGAGAAAATTAAAGGTTAATAAAGAAAAAGGAGCTCAAGTTTAAATGAGCTCCTTTTCTTATTGAATGATATTTTGGACTCTGCCAACTTGCCCATCCTGCAATCGTACTTTAATGCCGTGCGGATGAGAGGGTGAGTTAGTTAGAATATCTTTTACAATTCCTCTTGTTAGCTTGCCTGTACGTTGATCTTGTTTTAATACAATATCAACTTCAAGACCTGGCGCGATGTTAGATCGTTTTTGCCCGTTCATTTATACACCTGTACGTCTACGTTGGTTGTTTGTTTTCTTCGTTTGTTGGTTTTGTAATTTTTTCGTTTCTTGACTTTGATTTCCATTATTTGAGCCGTTTCCATTTCCTTGCTTTTTCTTCGCAAGTTGTTCGCGCATTAAATCAGCTAAGCTTACTTTTTTGTTTTCTGACATGATAAGTCTCCTTTATATAAAGTTAATTATGAACAATCGTAGTGAATTTCATCATATCATTGTTAGGGAAGGAAGGGAAGTTGGTTTGAAAATTCATATAATTCTTTCCAGCATTCATTCGTTACGATACAATTGAATTGTTAATGTTTGTAAAAAAGGGGATAGAAATATGTCACATCATATTTTATTAGTTGAAGATGACGTCTCAATTCAAGAGATGGTTGAAACATATTTAATAAAAGAAGGCTTTCAAGTTACAATCGCATCTGATGGAGAAGAAGGAGTTAACGTATTTTTTAAAGGTTCATTTGATTTGATTATCCTCGATATTATGATGCCAAAGTTAGATGGTTTAGAGGTTGTACGTATTATTCGGGAGAAGAGTGCACTGCCGATTTTAATGATGTCGGCAAAAGATACAGATGTTGATAAAGCTGTTGGGTTAGGACTTGGAGCAGATGATTACATTTGTAAGCCATTTTCTATGATTGAATTGGCTGCACGTGTAAAAGCAGGTATTCGGAGGTCTACGAAATATTCGGTTACAGAAACAACAGAAAAGATGATTCAGATTGGTGATTTAACAATCGATCCAATTAATTTTACTGTGGAAAAAAACGGAAAGTCGCTCAAGCTTACTTTAAAAGAATTTGAGATTTTAAAACTGTTCGTAAAGAATCAAAATCGTGTATTTACAAAAGCGCAAATATATACGTTAGTTTGGAATGAAGAGTATTACGGTGACGATAACGTTATAAATGTTCATATGAGAAGATTACGTGAGAAAATTGAAAGTGATCCATCTAATCCAGAATACATTAAAACGTTATGGGGCATCGGCTATAAGTTGGAAGGGATGTAATATGGTCAATCTGTTAATTGGTATTATTTTTATATTGTTATGTGTTATTTACATACAGTATAAAATGAGAAAAACTAGCAGCAAAAATTTACGGTACACATATGAAAAATTAGAAGGTATTGTAAATGAAAAAACAGGTGAGAAGTTACTCATTATGACAGATGATCTAGAATTGCAAAAGTTATTAGTGGCAATTAATCATTTATTAGATGCAAAACAGAAAACGAATGCAGATCATGCGAAAGTGGAAATTTCGATGCGAAAAATGCTTTCAAATATTTCACATGATTTAAAAACACCACTAACAGTTATTCTTGGATATGCAGAAATGTTAAATAAGGATAAAACGATAAATGAGGAAGAGCAGCAAGTACTACTTGAAAAGGTACATGTGAAAACGCTGGAAGTGATGGAACTGATTCATAAGTTTTTTGATTTGGCAAAATTAGAATCTGGTGACAAGGCAATCGAGATGACAAAAGTAAATATGAATGAAGTTTGCCGCGAGAAGATTTTATCTTTTTATGATTTAGTGACGAAGAAAGGTTTTCATGTTCATATCGATATACCAGAAAGAAATATATATGCACTTGGAAATGTAGAAGTATTGGGCAGAGTGTTGAATAATTTAATTTCAAATGCGATTACATATGGAGACGATGGAAAGAGACTCGGTATGACTTTAAGAGATGATGAAACGAACGTGTATATAGACGTATGGGATACAGGAAAAGGAATTGATGAATCTCATATTGATAAAGTGTTTGAGCGTATGTACACACTTGAAGATTCGAGAAATAGATTGTACCAAGGAAGCGGTCTAGGGTTAACGATTACGAAAAGGCTTGTGGAAGCTATGGATGGAAAAATTCATCTTTCTAGTAAGCCGTATGAAAAAACGATTTTTACAGTTGTATTAGCAAAGATACAGTTTTAGCTTGTAGAGCAGTAGATTCTACAAGCTTTTTTTCAGCGTAAGGAATTTGTAAGGAACAGGTAAGAAAAAAGAGATTTCCGTTGTCTATTATAGAAATATAGAGTAGTGCGAAAGGGGAAAGTGACATGACATATATATTAAAAACGAACCGGTTAACGAAAGTGTTTAAAGGAAAAGAAGTTATTTCTAGTGTTAACATGCATGTGAAAAAAGGAGAGATTTACGGTTTTTTAGGACCGAACGGTGCTGGTAAAACAACGATTATGAAAATGATTACAAATTTAATAAAACCGACGAGCGGTGATATTGAAATTTTCGGTGAGAAGTTAACAGACACATCTTATGAAGTATTAAAAAGAATGGGGACAATTATTGAATATCCAATCTTTTATGATAAATTAACGGCGAAGGAAAACTTAGAATTACATTGTGAATATATGGGATATTACGATAAAGACGCAATTGACCATGCTTTAAATTTAGTGAAACTGCACGGTATAGATAATAAAAAAGTAAAAGATTTTTCATTAGGAATGAAACAACGACTCGGTATTGCAAGGGCGATCATGACAAAGCCAGAATTACTCATTTTAGATGAACCGATTAATGGTTTAGATCCAATTGGTATTAAAGAGTTACGAGACTTATTTAAAATGCTTTGCAAAGAATATGGCATTACGTTATTAGTTTCTAGTCATATTTTAGGTGAGATGGAACAAATGGCAGATACAATCGGTGTTATTCAAAATGGAAAACTAATAAAAGAAGTTTCAATGAAGAGTATTAACGGAAAACAAACAGAGTACATTGAAATCACTGTTCCTGACGTAAAACGTGCAGCTTATATTTTAGAAGATAAACTTGGTATAAAAAATTACAAAATAATGAGTGGAAACATGATTCGTATTTATGAAGTGGCGGCGACGCAGCAGGCAATTTCAAAAGCACTTATTATGAACGATGTAGAAATTGAAAGTATTAATAAGAAACATAGTTCCTTAGAAGAGTATTTCTTAAATGTAATGGATGGAGAGGGCATTCATGCCTAGTGGATTGTTAGTGAATATAGTAAGTGGATTGATCGTAATGTTCATAAGTGGGATTTTATATTATAGAAAACCTGAGCGGAAATGGATTTTAATTTTATTAGTGATAGGAATGTTAAGCGTAGTTACTGCTGGAATTAGAATGTTAGTAGCGTAGAGGCAGTTATATAAGGAATGGAGGCATAGTTTACATGTTTAAATTAATGAAGCTTGAATGGAAGAAACATCAATTATCTAGTTATTTTAAAAGTGTAGCAATTTGTATTATAGCAATTTTCACCGTAGTAAACCTCATGGCGTTGGGAGCGAAAGACGAGGTAGATGGGCTATTCTCTGACTTCACGCAACAAATGGTTTTAATAAACACTGTTATTAGGATAACATTCATTATTTTTAGTTCGGTCATTTTATCACGTTTAATAATTGATGAGTATAAGAACAAAACAATACAACTATTGTTTATGTACCCACTGCAAAGAAAAATGCTAATGAGGGCGAAATTAACAATTGTTTTTTGTTTTTGTTTTGTGAGCACGATTATCGCTACTTTCAGTATTAGTTTACTCGTATATTTTGTGAGTCCAATGATGGGGCTAATTGAAACGCCAGCTACGATAGGTGAAATAATAGCTATCGTTCCAGCTACTTTTATAAATGCATTTATGATATCTGGTATAAGTTTAATTCCTTTATTTTTTGGGATGAGAAAGAAATCGACACCGACAACAATTACTTCTGCAGTAATAATTGGGATGCTAATTAATAGTAACTTTGGTTCTGGAAACGGTCAAGTAAGTATGTTTAATTTTATCGTTATCCCAATAGTGCTCTGTTTATTAGGGATTTTTATTAGTTATCTTTCATATCGTAAAATCGACAAGATTGATGTGGCGTGAAGCAAGCTTAAAACAACAACGAACTGGGGTATGAATAGTGAAAAAAATAATAGTAATTGCAATTTTAAGTTAATTTCAGTGGCTTACATGAAAGGAGGACTATCATGCTACGTCTTATGAAGCTAGAATTGAAGAAGTTTAAGCTCGGATGGTATGTGAAGAGAGCGGTTATTGCGAATATCGTTATACTGGCACTACTAATCTTCGTTAGTATCGTTGCTCAAATAGAAGGGGATCCAAAAATAAGGGATCCGCAGATAATTTTGTCGATGGCTAGTGCGTTAGTAAGAGCAACATTTATTATTTTTGGTGGCGTACTAATAGCCAAGTTAATAATTGATGAATATAAAAGTAAAACAATACTACTCATGTTTTCTTATCCAATTAACCGAAAGAAAATGATGGCTAGTAAGTTGGCTATTACAGCGACATTAACATTTATAACAGTTATTTTATCGAACATTTTAGTAGTAGGAATTTTCTTTGGGATAGATAGTTATTTTTCAATTCTTCCTAATTCATTCACAGTAGATCAATTGATTCAAGAAGGGATAAATCTTATTCCTTTAGCCATTGCCACGGCAGGAATAAGCTTAATTCCTCTATATTTCGGGATGCGTAAACGTTCTGTGCCAGCTACAATCGTTTCTTCTATTATCGTTGTATTAATCGCAATTAATAACCCGCCCATATTTCCTATAGCGACGTTTCTTCCTCTTCAATTCACATTTGCAGCGATTGGAGTTGCGATTGCATATTACGGAATTAAAAATATAGAGAAGGAAGATATAACAGTATGACAAGAATACGTAAAAAAGAGTTGGCGTTATACCAACTCTTTTTTGTATATGTATGCTTCGTTACTACTCTGTAAATTTATAGTGT
Proteins encoded:
- a CDS encoding iron ABC transporter permease; protein product: MNKKIWSFFIVTVLLVIMTTVSAVKGSLEIGVIDLFQGIFTGTNEDVEVIKDLRFPRIIIALFTGAALAVSGVLFQAVMKNPLADAGVIGISSGASFMTLVIITLFPQFFFWTPLFAFLGGAFACYLVYAFSWKSGLSPLRIILIGIAINAMFTGLNESFVTICGYFIKSIKQTTTSNITMKTWSDVEVLVTYGSIGLILALFVGAWCNLLSLQDKTAKNLGLHVTRVRLIISAIAVLLAAVSTAIAGVIAFVGLLIPHISRQLVGSDHKVLIPFSALAGALLILTADTIGRLIVPPNEIPAATIMAVIGGPFLIFLLRKSDRVHGN
- a CDS encoding ABC transporter ATP-binding protein, yielding MEIKNVTFSYDNVTDRLKSVSSEIEVGKITTIIGPNGCGKSTLLGVMSRNHDPRSGEVMLDGKAISQYKPKEFARKLAVVHQQNEAPADITVEKLTSFGRMPYKNIFSTQTDEDSEAIERALTCTRLQDKRDKPIHALSGGERQRVWIAMTLAQNTPMLFLDEPTTYLDIYYQLEILELVKELNEVHGLTIVMVLHDINQAIRYSDHIIVMKDGEIVMKGTPNDVVTEDMIKSIYGVEVVVKCDEDTGLYMVPMGI
- the srtB gene encoding class B sortase, which codes for MSGKKEKKKNSFFQRILTVAFLGIFFYSVYELGGVFMDYYENRKVMAEAQDIYQRSPMEEKSSDGAVRAQFQALQKINPEIVGWITMDDTQINYPIVQAKDNDYYLYRNYKGEDMRAGSIFMDHRNDVKSQNRNTILYGHRMKDGSMFGSLKKILEEDFFMSHRKLYYDTLFEGYDVEVFSVYTTTTDFYYIETDFGSDGDYASFLEKIKERSLYKTDTKVTADDQILTLSTCDYALDPEAGRLVVHAKLVKRN
- the isdG gene encoding heme oxygenase — translated: MIIVTNTSKITKGDAHKLIERFNKVGKVETMPGFLGLEVLLTENTVDYDEVTISTRWNAKEDFQGWTKSTAFKDAHSHRGGLPDFIIDNKISFYDVKIVRMPIAAAQ
- a CDS encoding class I SAM-dependent rRNA methyltransferase — its product is MRSEVTIKIKPKFIKEIKSGYPLILKDAIQNLNDVREEGTIINVVDEKNQFIGKGYYGKQNKGYGWILTRKEKEEVNQSFFESKIKSALHKRKHFYKSNDTTAFRALNGEGDGLGGLIIDYYDGYYVISWYSEGIYTFRDEIVEALQKVANFKGIYEKKRFDTKGKYIEDDDFVAGERGEFPLIVKENGVNFAVYLNDGAMVGVFLDQRNVRKQIRDKYAQGRTVLNMFSYTGAFSVFAALGGASKTTSVDLANRSLSKTIEQFSVNEIDYEAQDIIVEDVFLYFKYAAKKKMKFDMVVLDPPSFARSKKYTFSAAKDYKNLLKETIAITENNGVIVASTNCSAFDMKKFKGFIDTAFKEMNGKYKILEEHSLPEDFRTIDQFKEGDYLKVVFIEKIKG
- a CDS encoding YwbE family protein encodes the protein MNGQKRSNIAPGLEVDIVLKQDQRTGKLTRGIVKDILTNSPSHPHGIKVRLQDGQVGRVQNIIQ
- a CDS encoding response regulator transcription factor; the encoded protein is MSHHILLVEDDVSIQEMVETYLIKEGFQVTIASDGEEGVNVFFKGSFDLIILDIMMPKLDGLEVVRIIREKSALPILMMSAKDTDVDKAVGLGLGADDYICKPFSMIELAARVKAGIRRSTKYSVTETTEKMIQIGDLTIDPINFTVEKNGKSLKLTLKEFEILKLFVKNQNRVFTKAQIYTLVWNEEYYGDDNVINVHMRRLREKIESDPSNPEYIKTLWGIGYKLEGM
- a CDS encoding HAMP domain-containing histidine kinase, which codes for MVNLLIGIIFILLCVIYIQYKMRKTSSKNLRYTYEKLEGIVNEKTGEKLLIMTDDLELQKLLVAINHLLDAKQKTNADHAKVEISMRKMLSNISHDLKTPLTVILGYAEMLNKDKTINEEEQQVLLEKVHVKTLEVMELIHKFFDLAKLESGDKAIEMTKVNMNEVCREKILSFYDLVTKKGFHVHIDIPERNIYALGNVEVLGRVLNNLISNAITYGDDGKRLGMTLRDDETNVYIDVWDTGKGIDESHIDKVFERMYTLEDSRNRLYQGSGLGLTITKRLVEAMDGKIHLSSKPYEKTIFTVVLAKIQF
- a CDS encoding ABC transporter ATP-binding protein — encoded protein: MTYILKTNRLTKVFKGKEVISSVNMHVKKGEIYGFLGPNGAGKTTIMKMITNLIKPTSGDIEIFGEKLTDTSYEVLKRMGTIIEYPIFYDKLTAKENLELHCEYMGYYDKDAIDHALNLVKLHGIDNKKVKDFSLGMKQRLGIARAIMTKPELLILDEPINGLDPIGIKELRDLFKMLCKEYGITLLVSSHILGEMEQMADTIGVIQNGKLIKEVSMKSINGKQTEYIEITVPDVKRAAYILEDKLGIKNYKIMSGNMIRIYEVAATQQAISKALIMNDVEIESINKKHSSLEEYFLNVMDGEGIHA
- a CDS encoding ABC transporter permease, which produces MFKLMKLEWKKHQLSSYFKSVAICIIAIFTVVNLMALGAKDEVDGLFSDFTQQMVLINTVIRITFIIFSSVILSRLIIDEYKNKTIQLLFMYPLQRKMLMRAKLTIVFCFCFVSTIIATFSISLLVYFVSPMMGLIETPATIGEIIAIVPATFINAFMISGISLIPLFFGMRKKSTPTTITSAVIIGMLINSNFGSGNGQVSMFNFIVIPIVLCLLGIFISYLSYRKIDKIDVA
- a CDS encoding ABC transporter permease translates to MLRLMKLELKKFKLGWYVKRAVIANIVILALLIFVSIVAQIEGDPKIRDPQIILSMASALVRATFIIFGGVLIAKLIIDEYKSKTILLMFSYPINRKKMMASKLAITATLTFITVILSNILVVGIFFGIDSYFSILPNSFTVDQLIQEGINLIPLAIATAGISLIPLYFGMRKRSVPATIVSSIIVVLIAINNPPIFPIATFLPLQFTFAAIGVAIAYYGIKNIEKEDITV